One stretch of Flavobacterium sp. 9 DNA includes these proteins:
- the pyrR gene encoding bifunctional pyr operon transcriptional regulator/uracil phosphoribosyltransferase PyrR translates to MSQKVLLNSKEVTIILHRLACQLIEKHLDFSDTILIGIQPRGVFLAERLKQILESEYKTPEISLGYLDITFFRDDFRRTDKPLEANKTQINFIVENKKVIFIDDVLFTGRSIRSALTAIQSFGRPSEIELLVLIDRRFSRNLPIQPDYRGRQVDAINGEKVKVSWKENDGEDVVHLVTN, encoded by the coding sequence ATGAGCCAAAAAGTATTACTTAATTCAAAAGAAGTTACTATCATACTCCATCGTTTGGCTTGTCAGTTAATCGAAAAACATCTTGATTTCTCCGATACAATTTTAATTGGGATTCAGCCGAGAGGTGTTTTTTTGGCGGAGCGTTTAAAACAAATTTTAGAAAGCGAATACAAAACACCCGAAATCTCTTTGGGTTATCTGGATATTACTTTTTTTAGAGATGATTTCCGTAGAACTGATAAACCGCTTGAAGCAAATAAAACCCAAATCAACTTTATAGTCGAAAACAAAAAAGTCATTTTTATTGATGACGTTTTGTTTACCGGACGAAGCATTCGTTCAGCTTTAACTGCAATTCAATCTTTTGGAAGACCTTCAGAAATTGAATTACTGGTTCTAATCGACAGACGTTTTAGCCGTAATTTACCTATTCAGCCCGATTATCGCGGTCGTCAGGTCGATGCTATTAATGGCGAAAAAGTAAAAGTGA
- a CDS encoding AAA family ATPase, whose protein sequence is MLKTRITRFKIFKLFGYQDVDIDFSDRYKILIGENGLGKTTILNALYFLLDKKFKKLNNLKFESIELTFGNKSKISFTKSDLNFFIEGRSRNQESHFFQLLRDKITKDNINTFKKIILDKNINELAKRISVSEQLNKIDIKINAPTKFIYDNITKFIEEFEAINFQGVIDILDLNISSKILYFPTYRRIESHIETLKIKRNSHQSVQIWEEEDFSTSNLDDNLKFGMEDVKERIEYLTEEIREMSLLGFSEITGDLLSQLSNEFKNYTLKNKVDNKNLQIILDRVGNSISEVDKENIKNYIKSGDKNNKGLLYLIDKLIDLYNDQ, encoded by the coding sequence ATGCTAAAAACTAGAATTACTAGATTTAAAATTTTTAAATTATTTGGATATCAAGACGTCGATATTGACTTCAGTGATAGATACAAGATTTTAATTGGTGAAAATGGATTAGGAAAAACTACCATTCTTAATGCTCTATATTTTTTATTAGATAAAAAGTTTAAAAAATTAAATAATTTAAAATTTGAATCGATTGAATTAACATTTGGTAATAAAAGTAAAATATCATTTACCAAAAGTGACTTAAACTTTTTTATTGAAGGTAGAAGTAGAAATCAAGAGAGTCATTTCTTTCAACTTTTAAGAGATAAAATAACGAAAGACAATATTAATACATTCAAAAAAATAATTTTAGATAAAAATATCAATGAATTAGCCAAACGAATAAGTGTTAGTGAGCAACTTAACAAGATAGACATTAAAATAAATGCTCCTACAAAATTCATATATGATAACATTACAAAGTTCATCGAAGAATTTGAAGCAATAAATTTTCAAGGAGTTATTGATATTTTAGATTTAAATATTTCATCAAAAATTCTATATTTTCCAACATATAGAAGAATAGAATCTCATATCGAAACACTTAAAATCAAGCGTAATTCACACCAAAGTGTTCAAATATGGGAGGAAGAAGATTTTTCTACTTCAAATTTAGATGATAATTTAAAATTTGGAATGGAAGATGTGAAGGAACGTATAGAATATTTAACTGAAGAAATCAGAGAAATGTCTCTATTGGGATTTTCTGAAATTACTGGAGATCTATTAAGTCAATTATCTAATGAATTTAAAAACTATACTTTAAAAAATAAAGTTGATAACAAAAATTTACAAATTATACTAGATAGAGTTGGTAATTCAATTAGCGAGGTTGATAAAGAAAATATAAAAAATTACATAAAATCTGGTGACAAAAATAACAAGGGATTATTATATTTAATTGATAAATTAATTGATTTATACAATGACCAATAA
- a CDS encoding AAA family ATPase yields MKNFADTCNNYLNLKQFVYDESSVSLKIFRSNSTDEIELEQLSSGEKQIVSLFSKIYLELDKSFIILFDEPELSLSIYWQQRLLTDILDSKKCNFLLTVTHSPFIYDNQLENYAFGLTDYIKFN; encoded by the coding sequence ATTAAAAATTTTGCAGATACTTGTAATAATTATTTAAATTTAAAACAATTTGTATATGATGAAAGTTCAGTATCTCTAAAAATCTTCAGATCTAATTCTACTGATGAAATTGAACTTGAACAATTATCATCAGGTGAAAAACAAATAGTTTCACTTTTCTCTAAGATTTATTTAGAGCTTGATAAGTCCTTTATTATATTATTTGACGAACCAGAACTTTCTCTTTCTATTTATTGGCAACAAAGATTGTTAACCGATATTTTAGACTCAAAAAAATGCAATTTTTTACTTACTGTTACTCATTCCCCTTTTATTTATGACAATCAATTGGAAAATTACGCCTTTGGTTTAACTGATTATATTAAATTTAACTAA
- a CDS encoding DUF4435 domain-containing protein, protein MQPQDLLNKAKSPKTAFHKFVLLHRQEHIKDLFCFFEGSDSQYYFPRINIYNENHHPIICGNKKAVFEVYDFIKIKYPKYKTSFFVDSDFDENTEKVDLYTTCGYSIENFYCTENVINRILKNEFFLKVTDSEYIKLMDLFNKRQKEFHQATSLFNLWYFSAKEKAKMLNQSTNVSLDEKFPKDFISFSFNSITSNYSLNDIKEKYPNAIDVTEEDLDKNKEFFFSKEPTFRFRGKYEIEFIIKYINFIINDANSNKVILKKKTKFKIDSALVLTQLSQYAETTSNLISFLKSCA, encoded by the coding sequence ATGCAACCACAAGATTTACTAAACAAAGCCAAGTCACCTAAAACAGCATTTCATAAATTTGTTCTCTTACATAGACAGGAACATATTAAAGATTTATTTTGTTTTTTTGAAGGTTCTGATTCTCAATATTATTTTCCCAGAATAAACATTTACAATGAAAATCATCATCCCATAATTTGTGGAAACAAAAAAGCAGTCTTTGAAGTCTACGACTTTATAAAGATTAAGTATCCAAAATATAAAACTTCATTTTTCGTTGATTCTGATTTCGACGAAAATACTGAAAAAGTTGACCTATATACAACATGTGGTTATTCTATTGAGAATTTTTATTGTACCGAAAATGTAATAAATAGAATTCTAAAAAATGAATTCTTCCTTAAAGTTACAGATTCTGAATACATAAAATTAATGGATTTGTTCAATAAAAGACAAAAAGAATTCCATCAAGCAACTAGTTTATTTAATTTATGGTATTTCTCAGCAAAAGAAAAAGCAAAAATGCTAAACCAATCAACTAATGTTAGCTTGGATGAAAAATTCCCTAAAGATTTTATTAGTTTTTCTTTTAATTCCATTACCTCCAACTATTCACTTAATGATATCAAGGAAAAATATCCTAATGCAATTGATGTCACAGAAGAAGATTTAGACAAAAACAAAGAATTCTTTTTTTCTAAAGAACCTACTTTCCGTTTTAGAGGAAAATATGAAATTGAATTTATAATAAAATATATAAATTTTATTATAAATGATGCTAATAGTAATAAAGTCATATTAAAGAAGAAGACTAAATTTAAAATAGATTCCGCTTTAGTTTTAACTCAACTTTCGCAATATGCTGAAACTACTAGTAATTTGATTAGTTTTCTAAAGAGTTGCGCATAA
- a CDS encoding VOC family protein, with the protein MKAKVIGIPVQDQEIALQFYTTKLGFIKKHDVPLGEGNRWLTVVSKDEPDGVEILLEPSPNHFEPAKTYQKALFEAGIPYTQFNVDNLQEEYERLINLGVEFIMKPTEMGNVKIAILDDTCGNKIQLIEML; encoded by the coding sequence ATGAAAGCAAAAGTTATAGGAATCCCAGTTCAAGACCAAGAAATAGCATTACAATTTTACACTACAAAATTGGGTTTTATAAAAAAGCATGATGTTCCTTTAGGCGAAGGAAACAGATGGTTAACTGTAGTTTCCAAAGATGAACCAGATGGCGTTGAAATTTTATTAGAACCTTCACCAAATCATTTTGAACCGGCTAAAACGTATCAAAAAGCACTTTTTGAAGCTGGAATTCCATACACGCAATTTAATGTTGATAATCTTCAGGAAGAGTACGAGAGATTGATAAATCTTGGCGTTGAATTTATCATGAAACCAACTGAAATGGGAAATGTAAAAATTGCTATCCTAGATGATACTTGTGGGAATAAAATTCAATTAATTGAAATGTTGTAA
- a CDS encoding ABC-F family ATP-binding cassette domain-containing protein: MLTVNNLSVQFGKRILFDEVNTTFTHGNIYGVIGANGAGKSTFLKIISGDIDPTSGHIHLEPGKRMSVLNQNHNMFDEHTVLETVLMGNKVLYAVKKEMDELYLDYNDKNADRIGELQVQFEEMNGWNADSDAAAMLSNLGINEEHHYTLMGDLEGKIKVRVLLAQALFGNPDLLIMDEPTNDLDFETIAWLENFLANYENTVIVVSHDRHFLDAVCTHISDIDFGKINHYSGNYTFWYESSQLAAKQRAQQNKKAEEKKQELEEFIRRFSANVAKSKQATSRKKMISKLNISEIKPSSRRYPAIIFDQDREAGDQILNVEGLAASVEGDLLFKDVDLNMAKGDKIVLFSKDSRATTAFYEILNNNQKADAGTFDWGITTNQAYLPAENHSFFENDLTLVDWLRQYAKTEEERDEVFIRGFLGKMIFSGEEALKTSRVLSGGEKVRCMLSRMMMERANILMLDEPTNHLDLESITAFNNSLKNFKGSVIFTTHDHEFAQTVGNRVVELTPNGAIDRYMTFDEYLDDEKIQELRKKMYNL; the protein is encoded by the coding sequence ATGTTAACAGTCAATAATTTATCAGTTCAATTTGGCAAACGAATTTTGTTTGACGAAGTAAATACCACATTCACACACGGAAATATTTATGGAGTTATTGGAGCCAATGGTGCTGGAAAATCTACTTTTCTAAAAATCATTTCGGGCGACATCGACCCAACTTCTGGACACATTCATTTAGAACCGGGAAAACGTATGTCGGTTTTAAACCAAAATCACAACATGTTCGACGAGCATACTGTTTTGGAAACCGTTTTGATGGGAAATAAAGTTCTTTATGCTGTTAAAAAAGAAATGGATGAACTTTATTTAGACTACAACGACAAAAACGCAGACAGAATTGGAGAACTTCAGGTTCAGTTTGAAGAAATGAACGGTTGGAATGCAGATTCTGATGCCGCAGCGATGTTGTCTAACTTAGGAATCAACGAAGAACATCATTATACTTTAATGGGCGATCTTGAGGGAAAAATTAAAGTACGTGTGCTTTTGGCGCAAGCGCTTTTTGGAAATCCTGATTTGCTTATTATGGATGAGCCTACCAACGATTTGGATTTCGAGACAATCGCTTGGTTAGAAAATTTCTTGGCAAACTACGAAAACACTGTAATTGTAGTATCTCACGACCGTCACTTTTTAGATGCGGTTTGTACGCATATTTCTGATATTGATTTTGGAAAAATAAATCACTACTCAGGAAACTATACTTTCTGGTACGAGTCTAGCCAATTGGCAGCAAAACAACGTGCTCAGCAAAACAAAAAAGCAGAGGAAAAGAAACAAGAATTAGAAGAATTTATTCGTCGTTTTAGCGCGAACGTTGCAAAATCTAAACAAGCAACTTCTCGTAAAAAAATGATTTCTAAATTGAATATTTCTGAAATCAAACCTTCAAGCCGTCGTTATCCTGCAATTATTTTTGATCAGGATCGTGAAGCTGGAGATCAGATTTTGAATGTAGAAGGATTAGCAGCTTCTGTAGAAGGAGATCTTTTGTTTAAAGACGTAGATTTGAATATGGCAAAAGGCGATAAAATCGTTCTTTTCTCTAAAGATTCACGTGCTACAACAGCTTTCTACGAAATTTTAAATAACAATCAAAAAGCAGACGCAGGAACTTTTGATTGGGGAATCACAACAAATCAAGCTTATTTACCGGCAGAAAATCACTCGTTTTTCGAAAACGATTTAACATTGGTAGATTGGTTACGTCAATACGCAAAAACAGAAGAAGAGCGCGACGAAGTATTTATTAGAGGATTCTTAGGAAAAATGATTTTCTCTGGAGAAGAAGCTTTAAAAACAAGCCGTGTATTGTCAGGAGGAGAAAAAGTACGTTGTATGCTTTCAAGAATGATGATGGAGCGTGCAAATATCTTAATGCTTGACGAACCAACAAATCACTTAGATTTGGAGTCGATTACAGCATTCAACAATTCATTAAAAAACTTCAAAGGTTCAGTAATTTTCACAACACATGACCACGAGTTTGCACAAACTGTAGGTAATAGAGTAGTGGAGTTAACGCCAAATGGAGCTATAGACCGTTACATGACATTTGACGAATACCTAGATGATGAAAAAATTCAGGAATTAAGAAAGAAAATGTACAATTTGTAA
- a CDS encoding virulence RhuM family protein — protein MQAPILLYQTAQSNIEVEVTYLDESFWLSQKAMAQLFGIESHTITYHLKEIYKSLELDPISTTRKIRAVQIEGKREVNREIDFYNLDAIIAVGYRVNSNQATQFRIWATKTLKEFIIKGFVLNDEMLKNGKSFGKDYFEELLERIREIRSSERRFYQKITDIYSLSANYEKDSIETKAFFATVQNKLHWAITGKTAAEIIYTEADATKIYMGLSTWKDAPDGKILKSDVSVAKNYLNDAHLQELNRIVSAYLDLAENYAKRQIIMQMEDWTVFLNNFLQLSNYPILNDKGKISHLEAKIKAEMEFDKFRIIQDREYLSDFDKEIMKLNKNN, from the coding sequence ATGCAGGCTCCCATTTTATTATATCAAACCGCTCAAAGCAATATCGAAGTCGAAGTAACGTATCTTGATGAGAGTTTTTGGCTTTCGCAAAAGGCAATGGCACAGCTATTTGGAATTGAATCACACACAATAACATATCATTTAAAAGAAATATATAAAAGCTTAGAATTGGACCCTATTTCAACTACTCGAAAAATTCGAGCAGTTCAAATTGAAGGAAAACGAGAAGTAAACAGAGAAATTGATTTTTACAATCTCGATGCAATAATTGCAGTTGGCTACAGAGTAAATTCAAATCAAGCAACTCAATTTAGAATTTGGGCAACAAAAACGCTTAAGGAATTCATCATCAAAGGATTTGTTTTAAATGATGAAATGCTAAAAAACGGAAAATCTTTTGGCAAAGATTATTTTGAAGAATTACTGGAACGAATTCGTGAAATACGTTCTTCTGAAAGACGATTTTATCAAAAAATAACCGACATCTATTCTCTTTCTGCAAATTATGAAAAAGATAGTATTGAGACTAAAGCTTTTTTTGCAACAGTTCAAAATAAACTACATTGGGCAATAACTGGAAAAACCGCTGCAGAAATAATTTATACAGAAGCTGATGCTACCAAGATTTATATGGGATTGTCGACATGGAAAGATGCGCCTGACGGAAAAATTCTAAAAAGCGATGTCAGTGTTGCTAAAAACTATTTGAATGATGCACATCTTCAAGAGCTTAATAGAATTGTTTCAGCTTATTTAGATCTGGCTGAAAATTACGCCAAAAGACAAATTATCATGCAAATGGAAGACTGGACTGTCTTTCTAAACAATTTTCTACAACTTTCAAATTATCCAATTCTGAATGATAAAGGGAAAATTTCTCATTTGGAAGCAAAAATTAAAGCTGAAATGGAGTTTGATAAATTCCGCATTATTCAAGACAGAGAATATTTATCTGATTTTGATAAGGAAATAATGAAATTAAATAAAAACAATTAA
- a CDS encoding TlpA disulfide reductase family protein translates to MKKSIVFIILFLISTTIFGQNKFGNPEVDPIQIQNKYSDWWIYQSKNIMLSRDYVALDTDSKEISKETFLNELTNGNYIPIRLKSEDSIYYYKLFKIQPNSDTSIKATINQEAFDALKNFEMEGKPFPKFSFKDLNGNVVSNESMKGKIIVIKCWYIHCAACIKEFPEVNKLTEKYKDRKDILFVSLAEDNPEQLKVFLARKPLSYSVIPNMKIYMNETLQLNAFPTHFILNKEGLIAKVLPNFRSLEVALEKESKL, encoded by the coding sequence ATGAAGAAGTCAATCGTTTTTATAATCCTATTTCTAATTTCGACAACAATTTTCGGCCAAAACAAATTCGGAAATCCGGAAGTTGATCCAATCCAAATTCAGAATAAATACAGTGATTGGTGGATTTATCAAAGCAAAAACATCATGCTTTCCAGAGATTATGTAGCGCTTGATACAGATTCTAAAGAAATTTCAAAAGAAACCTTTCTAAACGAATTGACAAACGGAAACTATATCCCAATTAGATTAAAATCAGAAGATTCAATCTACTATTATAAACTCTTTAAAATCCAGCCTAATTCAGATACAAGTATAAAAGCAACCATAAATCAGGAAGCTTTTGACGCGTTAAAGAATTTCGAAATGGAAGGGAAGCCTTTCCCTAAATTCTCTTTTAAAGATTTAAACGGAAATGTAGTTTCCAACGAATCCATGAAAGGGAAAATTATTGTAATCAAATGTTGGTATATTCATTGTGCCGCTTGTATCAAAGAATTTCCGGAAGTCAATAAACTAACAGAAAAATACAAAGACCGAAAAGATATTCTTTTTGTAAGCCTTGCCGAAGACAATCCAGAGCAATTAAAAGTATTTTTAGCCAGAAAGCCACTTTCATATTCAGTTATTCCAAACATGAAAATTTACATGAATGAAACTTTGCAACTGAATGCTTTCCCAACTCATTTTATCCTGAACAAAGAAGGTTTAATTGCCAAAGTTTTACCTAATTTCAGAAGCCTGGAAGTAGCTTTAGAAAAAGAAAGTAAATTGTAG
- a CDS encoding WG repeat-containing protein produces MKKIFLFLLILNQFSVLSQTEKLYYFIEKDSLLGVKNQNGKIIIPAANTMDSFNYDGILKDEIKENLIFFWIVGKGQKVYDRKGNFLFVPYMLDAGFDDFNEGYMRFVENEKLGFANRNGVKVIPAQYNWVSTMNFGFAGYCNGCYFDYSKDDEHPSLVGGIWSYIDKNGVEIKPAEKRNHPKDFETENHKFIPYQFVYNKKEKQILDFFEKRKNQIIKIYKIDCLKKDLYFEIVEKPSDLEPFYKIKTFEICDQYFQGASETYDECKIFKVSADGKNFFVTYMDLVDHEKYSEYVERKIPVDEWIKKN; encoded by the coding sequence ATGAAAAAAATATTCCTGTTTCTTTTAATTCTAAATCAATTCTCAGTTCTCTCTCAAACAGAGAAACTCTATTATTTTATTGAAAAGGATAGTCTTTTGGGCGTGAAAAATCAAAATGGGAAAATTATTATTCCTGCTGCAAATACTATGGACTCATTTAATTATGATGGAATTTTAAAAGATGAGATCAAAGAAAACCTAATCTTTTTTTGGATAGTCGGAAAAGGTCAAAAAGTGTACGACAGAAAAGGTAATTTTCTTTTTGTCCCTTATATGCTTGATGCCGGTTTTGATGATTTTAATGAAGGCTATATGAGATTTGTAGAAAACGAAAAACTTGGTTTTGCTAATCGAAACGGAGTTAAGGTTATTCCGGCGCAATATAATTGGGTTTCTACTATGAATTTTGGTTTTGCCGGATATTGCAATGGCTGTTATTTTGATTACTCTAAAGATGACGAACATCCGTCACTTGTTGGTGGAATCTGGAGTTATATTGATAAAAACGGTGTCGAAATAAAACCAGCTGAAAAACGAAATCATCCTAAGGATTTTGAAACCGAAAACCATAAATTTATTCCGTATCAGTTTGTGTATAATAAGAAGGAAAAACAGATTCTGGATTTCTTTGAAAAACGAAAAAATCAGATTATTAAAATCTACAAGATCGATTGTTTAAAGAAGGATTTGTATTTTGAAATCGTAGAAAAACCTTCTGATCTTGAACCTTTTTATAAAATTAAAACTTTTGAAATCTGTGATCAATATTTTCAAGGTGCTAGCGAAACTTATGATGAATGTAAAATTTTTAAAGTTTCTGCAGATGGAAAAAACTTCTTTGTGACTTATATGGATTTAGTTGACCACGAGAAATATTCTGAATATGTTGAACGAAAGATTCCTGTTGATGAATGGATTAAGAAAAATTGA